Proteins encoded by one window of Paramixta manurensis:
- a CDS encoding IS110 family transposase, which yields MADNVTETSVVGGVDTHKDLHVAAVVDQNNKVLGTQYFSATRQGYRQMLVWMASFGALKRIGVECTGTYGSGLLRYFQNAGLEVLEVTAPDRMERRKRGKSDTIDAECAAHAAFSGIRTVTPKTRDGMIESLRVLKTCRKTAISARRVALQIIHSNIISAPDELREQLRNMTRMKLIRTLGAWRPDVTECRNVTNVYRIALKSLARRYLELHDEIADLDVMIAAIVDKLAPELIKRNAIGYESASQLLITAGDNPQRLRSESGFAALCGVSPVPVSSGKTNRYRLNRGGDRAANSALHIIAIGRLRTDAKTKEYVARRVAEGHTKMEAIRCLKRYISREVYTLLRNQNRQVNSIPITT from the coding sequence ATGGCTGATAACGTTACCGAAACCTCCGTTGTGGGTGGCGTGGATACACATAAAGATCTGCACGTTGCCGCTGTCGTTGATCAAAATAATAAAGTCCTGGGTACCCAGTATTTCTCCGCCACACGGCAAGGGTATCGCCAAATGCTGGTATGGATGGCTTCGTTTGGAGCATTAAAGCGAATTGGCGTTGAGTGCACAGGCACTTATGGTTCCGGGTTGCTTCGCTATTTTCAGAATGCCGGGTTAGAAGTTCTTGAGGTGACAGCGCCAGATCGAATGGAGCGGCGCAAGCGGGGAAAAAGTGACACGATTGATGCTGAATGTGCCGCTCATGCTGCATTCTCAGGAATAAGAACCGTCACGCCCAAAACGCGCGATGGCATGATTGAGTCTCTTCGGGTGTTAAAAACCTGCCGCAAAACAGCGATATCAGCCCGAAGAGTCGCTCTCCAGATCATCCATTCCAACATTATCTCTGCGCCAGATGAGTTACGTGAACAACTAAGAAATATGACACGTATGAAGCTCATCAGGACTCTGGGAGCATGGAGGCCTGATGTCACTGAATGCCGCAATGTTACAAACGTTTATCGAATTGCATTAAAGTCCCTTGCCCGACGCTATCTTGAGCTGCACGACGAAATTGCTGATCTGGACGTCATGATTGCGGCGATTGTCGATAAGCTGGCACCTGAACTGATTAAACGTAATGCTATTGGATACGAAAGCGCTTCGCAGTTGCTGATCACGGCCGGAGACAATCCCCAACGGCTAAGATCAGAATCAGGTTTTGCTGCGCTGTGTGGCGTCAGTCCTGTTCCTGTCTCTTCTGGAAAAACAAACCGTTATCGGCTTAACCGGGGTGGAGATCGTGCTGCAAATAGCGCACTTCACATCATAGCCATCGGACGCTTACGAACTGACGCAAAAACAAAGGAATATGTCGCCAGGCGCGTAGCCGAAGGACATACAAAAATGGAAGCGATACGCTGTCTGAAGCGATATATCTCTCGCGAAGTTTACACGTTACTGCGCAATCAAAACAGGCAGGTCAACAGTATCCCGATAACAACTTGA
- a CDS encoding Abi family protein produces the protein MYEKHLKVEPGQIMAAYYWNKALAGAMLPALQCLEVTLRNAIDKAVQSGPVPGATGLWLTDHNWIFSLPRYMGKKAYPKLRRRYKMAKKPADRQDAQGVMLDQYGHRIIACKVREETLVDQARDLIVAEGKTITPARVISGLSFGFWTTLLSTKYEDVNSKSLLWPNLEAIVFPHAPPGCGMPDIREAFHRVRALRNRLSHHEALWKFHYDDPATGLPDYGNPVYGAQASCSLLRKHYDDIIEMIGWMSPDRKANFLSHSANLRFYALCSVDGLNSYIAPEKIKAQIKVSRGGKGISRLIRVLEKNEFIRIVKEGQTVLTIGTDNSTQIQ, from the coding sequence ATCTATGAAAAGCATCTCAAGGTAGAACCTGGACAGATCATGGCCGCCTACTACTGGAATAAAGCGCTTGCTGGCGCCATGCTGCCCGCGCTCCAGTGTCTGGAAGTCACCCTTCGTAACGCCATAGATAAGGCTGTCCAGTCCGGGCCCGTTCCGGGGGCGACCGGGTTGTGGCTGACAGATCACAACTGGATTTTCAGTCTGCCGCGCTATATGGGTAAAAAAGCCTATCCCAAACTGCGGAGGCGGTACAAGATGGCAAAAAAGCCCGCCGACCGGCAGGATGCGCAGGGAGTCATGCTGGACCAGTACGGGCACCGGATCATTGCATGTAAGGTTCGTGAAGAAACACTGGTAGACCAGGCCCGCGATCTCATCGTGGCCGAGGGCAAGACCATCACCCCGGCGCGGGTGATTTCTGGACTCAGCTTCGGCTTCTGGACAACGCTGCTCAGCACCAAATATGAGGACGTGAACAGCAAATCTCTGCTGTGGCCGAACCTTGAAGCTATCGTTTTCCCGCATGCCCCGCCTGGCTGTGGAATGCCTGACATCAGGGAAGCTTTTCACCGCGTCCGGGCTTTGCGTAATCGCCTTTCGCATCACGAAGCCCTGTGGAAATTCCATTATGACGATCCGGCAACGGGACTGCCGGATTACGGAAACCCGGTCTATGGCGCTCAGGCCAGCTGCAGTCTTCTGCGAAAGCACTATGATGACATCATTGAGATGATTGGCTGGATGAGTCCCGACCGGAAAGCTAATTTCCTGAGTCATTCGGCGAATCTTCGGTTCTATGCCCTGTGCTCGGTGGACGGACTGAACAGCTACATCGCCCCGGAAAAAATTAAGGCACAGATTAAGGTTTCACGTGGAGGTAAAGGTATCAGCAGGTTAATCAGGGTGCTCGAAAAAAATGAGTTCATCCGGATAGTGAAGGAGGGTCAGACGGTACTCACCATCGGCACTGACAACTCCACCCAGATTCAATAA
- a CDS encoding VOC family protein, translating to MRTQRKCLGYLAVVVDDYDRAIEYYTEKLGFTLVEDTPQPGKRWVVVTPNPESDCNLLLARASNERQEGFIGNQCGGRVFLFLQTDDFWRDYNLMKSKGVKFSEAPREEEYGIVVVFEDLYGNRWDLYQNKQS from the coding sequence ATGCGCACGCAAAGAAAATGTCTGGGTTACTTAGCTGTAGTAGTCGACGATTATGATCGCGCGATTGAATACTATACGGAGAAGCTGGGTTTTACGCTGGTAGAAGATACGCCACAGCCCGGTAAGCGCTGGGTCGTGGTTACACCTAACCCGGAAAGCGATTGTAATCTTCTTCTTGCACGCGCTTCGAACGAAAGGCAGGAAGGGTTTATCGGTAACCAGTGTGGCGGCAGAGTTTTTCTTTTTCTACAGACGGACGACTTCTGGCGTGACTATAACCTTATGAAATCAAAAGGCGTTAAATTCTCTGAAGCGCCTCGTGAAGAGGAGTATGGCATAGTAGTGGTGTTTGAAGATCTTTATGGTAACCGCTGGGACCTTTATCAGAACAAGCAAAGCTGA
- a CDS encoding histidine phosphatase family protein, translated as MKKELILIRHGHSEWQAGTTRDRNSHLTGKGIIEAGRLYNTLAAYANVADFHLISSPLHRAVETSRLALSRAQFSSVYFDKNFREASFHVRGGLSLPEDFYPEADGKVSSEYQDFKAGIKSALADVLAAHDRVMIFTHGGVIKTILRLHCGSDAFCTQIDNCSVTHFVKKDNAWLLQRVNHRC; from the coding sequence ATGAAGAAAGAGCTCATTCTTATCCGGCACGGGCACTCTGAGTGGCAGGCCGGTACCACCCGAGACAGAAACAGTCACCTGACCGGAAAAGGGATAATAGAGGCGGGAAGACTCTATAATACGCTGGCGGCTTACGCGAACGTGGCTGATTTTCATCTCATCAGCAGCCCCCTTCACAGGGCTGTCGAAACCAGTCGTCTTGCCCTGTCCCGGGCCCAGTTCTCGTCGGTTTACTTTGACAAAAACTTCAGGGAAGCATCTTTCCACGTTCGCGGCGGCCTGAGCCTTCCTGAGGATTTTTACCCTGAGGCGGACGGGAAGGTCAGCAGTGAATATCAGGATTTTAAGGCCGGGATCAAATCAGCGCTGGCTGACGTGCTTGCTGCGCACGACCGCGTCATGATATTCACCCACGGCGGCGTCATTAAAACCATCCTGCGGCTTCACTGCGGTTCAGACGCTTTCTGCACGCAGATTGATAACTGTTCGGTGACACACTTTGTCAAAAAGGACAACGCATGGCTCCTGCAGAGGGTAAATCACCGATGCTGA